One window from the genome of Alphaproteobacteria bacterium CG11_big_fil_rev_8_21_14_0_20_39_49 encodes:
- a CDS encoding group 1 truncated hemoglobin has product MTTLFEKLGGKAAVNAAVDIFYAKVMADDKINYLFKNVDMPRQIAKQKAFLTYAFGGAPNYSGKNMREAHKHLKLTEEHFNAVAGHLKSTLEELSVPDDIQDEVMSIAASTHDDVLNL; this is encoded by the coding sequence ATGACGACATTATTTGAAAAGCTAGGTGGAAAAGCGGCCGTAAACGCGGCTGTAGATATATTCTACGCAAAAGTTATGGCTGACGACAAAATAAACTACCTGTTTAAAAATGTAGATATGCCGAGGCAAATCGCCAAGCAGAAGGCTTTTTTGACATATGCTTTCGGAGGTGCGCCTAATTATTCGGGCAAGAACATGCGTGAGGCTCATAAACACCTTAAACTGACCGAAGAACATTTCAATGCTGTTGCAGGTCATTTAAAATCCACACTGGAAGAGCTAAGCGTTCCCGATGATATTCAAGATGAAGTTATGTCAATTGCGGCAAGCACGCATGATGACGTTTTGAATCTGTAG